In the Mytilus trossulus isolate FHL-02 chromosome 1, PNRI_Mtr1.1.1.hap1, whole genome shotgun sequence genome, one interval contains:
- the LOC134706483 gene encoding galanin receptor 2a-like has translation MEANGSINGEYFNGTSSSVQTSFFFDDMFTKAVLICAYSTVFCLCFFGNIMVLFAIVKSARLRSLTNFFLANLAVADFWIGVFCVLPNLSTFFSQKWILGRAMCKIYYFVWNMSYTASIVILTAIATERYIAIRFPLRARRCITQKRLFLVQAIIWMIAAVYGTPYLFIFDLYEMPGMDGEITYYCFPDYSRINMKALVTANFIIWYVIPLGLMSYMYCRIGISLWKVSKKPRTPKPPKPVEIPAEDSYYTTSSSEGQGRKRSLRMHKMSSVCNHKEQKDKCLYCKPQNQRNSLKESTKRCSCEKVESERSSASSSNMVDINTNHSRFNCNNVAFVEYKTRETKNVPKLRVYFNTEQTRMNSIRAVRSRRRVIRLLVAVVISFTVCVLPHHIRILLLFWKVPMYDLERVLSPVSFLILYLNSALNPILYALFSANFRKSFKESFPCRRRRRPLPFFIPDTRSGSF, from the exons GTAATATTATGGTATTGTTTGCGATAGTTAAAAGTGCTAGATTAAGAAGTTTGACAAACTTTTTCCTAGCCAATCTAGCCGTAGCGGATTTCTGGATTGGTGTGTTTTGTGTATTGCCTAACCTGTCGACATTCTTTTCTCAAAAGTGGATTTTAGGCAGG GCGATGTGtaagatatattattttgtCTGGAATATGTCGTACACGGCGTCAATTGTTATTTTGACAGCCATTGCTACGGAAAGATATATCGCCATCAGATTCCCGCTGAGAGCTAGAAGATGTATTACTCAAAAACGTCTGTTTTTAGTGCAAGCAATAATATGGATGATAGCAGCAGTATATGGAACGCcgtatttattcatatttgatttatatgagATGCCCGGAATGGATGGTGAAATAACATACTATTGTTTCCCTGATTATTCACGTATTAATATGAAAGCTCTAGTAACGGCCAATTTTATCATTTGGTACGTCATTCCACTTGGATTAATGTCCTATATGTATTGTAGAATCGGTATTTCACTCTGGAAGGTCAGTAAAAAACCACGCACTCCAAAACCTCCAAAACCAGTAGAAATACCAGCTGAGGATTCTTATTATACAACATCATCATCGGAAGGTCAAGGTCGGAAACGTTCTCTTAGAATGCATAAAATGTCGTCTGTATGTAATCACAAAgaacaaaaagataaatgttTATACTGTAAACCACAAAACCAACGTAACTCACTTAAGGAGAGCACAAAGCGCTGCTCTTGTGAAAAAGTGGAATCTGAAAGGAGTTCGGCATCTTCGTCAAACATGGTCGACATAAACACTAACCATTCAAGGTTTAATTGTAACAATGTCGCGTTTGTAGAGTATAAAACAAGAGAGACTAAGAATGTTCCCAAACTGCGTGTTTATTTTAACACTGAACAAACGCGAATGAACAGTATAAGAGCAGTAAGAAGTAGAAGGCGTGTAATAAGACTACTGGTAGCCGTTGTGATCTCATTTACTGTTTGTGTACTTCCtcatcatataagaattctCCTGTTATTTTGGAAAGTGCCTATGTATGACCTTGAACGGGTTTTATCTCCCGTGTCATTTCTAATATTATATCTAAATAGCGCATTAAATCCTATTTTATACGCACTATTCTCAGCAAACTTTaggaaaagttttaaagaatCATTTCCATGTCGTCGAAGGAGGCGACCGTTGCCATTCTTCATACCGGATACAAGAAGTGGGAGCTTTTAG